A section of the Chryseobacterium scophthalmum genome encodes:
- a CDS encoding polysaccharide biosynthesis C-terminal domain-containing protein, giving the protein MKQLKVVQTFISRFLILILSFGLVIFSTNMWGSEGKGTISIVIANVALVSFFSSIFSGSSTSYFARKFKVEQVLVYSYLWSLIVGTAVPLIFSFAAIQNEFLYYLIGISVLSSLLSTNISLFIGTQNIRFFNIYTVLQQLVHVLFIAILIYIVKLKDVSVYFLAQIFCLALLFLTSLILILKKCKFSEFSFSKSVFINMFEYGWKTQLSAFIQFLNYRLSFYFLEYFEGIAVVGIFSIGITFSEAIWTITRSIAVVLYSDVVNSESREESIVKTKSSLKLSFTLMLVFVLGILIIPDFVYPFIFGKEFSETKLIMLLLAPGILAIAVSDMIGYYFSGVKELKILNIKSIVGLLITVIFSFFAIPKWGIWGACFVTTLSYVVSASILFWKFYQSTDFKIRDYIISKDEINTLIKTFSKKSN; this is encoded by the coding sequence ATGAAGCAGCTTAAAGTTGTTCAGACTTTTATTTCGAGGTTCTTGATTTTGATTTTGAGCTTTGGTCTGGTCATCTTTTCTACCAATATGTGGGGAAGTGAAGGAAAAGGCACGATCTCAATTGTGATTGCCAATGTGGCTCTGGTTAGTTTTTTCAGCAGTATTTTTTCGGGAAGCAGCACCTCTTATTTTGCCAGAAAATTTAAGGTAGAGCAGGTTTTGGTTTACTCTTATCTTTGGTCGCTCATTGTAGGAACTGCGGTTCCTTTGATATTCAGTTTTGCGGCCATTCAGAATGAATTTTTGTATTATTTGATTGGTATTTCTGTTCTTTCATCATTATTATCGACCAATATTAGTCTGTTTATTGGGACGCAGAACATTCGCTTTTTCAATATTTATACTGTTTTACAGCAGCTTGTTCATGTTTTGTTTATCGCAATTCTGATTTATATCGTTAAACTGAAAGATGTTTCGGTTTACTTTTTAGCGCAGATTTTCTGCTTAGCATTGCTGTTTCTGACGAGTCTTATTCTAATCCTGAAGAAATGTAAATTTTCAGAATTTTCATTTTCAAAATCGGTATTCATCAATATGTTCGAATACGGTTGGAAAACCCAGTTGAGCGCATTTATTCAGTTCTTGAATTATAGGCTTTCTTTTTATTTTTTAGAATACTTTGAAGGAATTGCTGTTGTCGGGATATTTTCTATCGGAATCACATTTTCAGAAGCAATATGGACGATTACAAGAAGTATTGCGGTCGTTCTCTATTCTGATGTAGTAAATAGCGAAAGTAGGGAAGAATCTATTGTTAAAACAAAATCTTCGCTTAAGCTTTCATTCACATTGATGCTTGTTTTTGTCTTAGGAATTCTGATCATTCCGGATTTTGTGTACCCGTTTATTTTTGGAAAAGAGTTTAGTGAAACCAAGCTCATCATGCTTTTATTAGCTCCCGGAATTCTGGCAATTGCAGTAAGTGATATGATTGGTTATTATTTTTCAGGAGTTAAAGAGTTGAAAATATTAAATATAAAATCGATTGTAGGATTATTGATAACGGTTATTTTTTCATTTTTTGCCATTCCGAAATGGGGAATTTGGGGCGCCTGTTTTGTAACGACCTTATCGTATGTAGTTTCGGCAAGCATATTATTCTGGAAATTTTATCAGTCTACGGATTTTAAAATCAGAGATTATATTATTTCTAAAGATGAAATTAATACCTTGATTAAAACTTTTTCTAAAAAAAGCAATTGA